The DNA sequence AGGCAACAAGTACGATTTTAAATAAAAAAGAGAATATAGAATTTAGAATATAGAATACAAAATTTTAATTTTATTTTATTTTTTTACTATTTAATTATGTCTAAAATAATTGGTATAGATTTAGGAACATCTAATTCTGCGGCTGCCTATATGGAAGCCGGAAAACCAAAGATGATCCCCTCGGCTGAGGGGACAACTTCGGTGGGAGGGAAAGCTTTCCCTTCTTATGTGGCTTTCACTAAAGATGGGGAGCTTTTAGTGGGCGAACCTGCCCGACGCCAAGCAGTGGCTAACCCGGAAGGGACGGTTTTTGGCGCCAAAAGGAAAATGGGTACTGACTTTAAGTATAGAATTTTTGGTAAAGAATATACGCCTCAACAGATTTCCGCTTTTATCTTGCAAAAGATTAAAAAAGATGCGGAAATGTTTTTGGGAGATAAGGTGGATAAAGCGGTTATTACTGTGCCAGCTTATTTTAACGACGCTCAACGTCAAGCAACTAAAGACGCCGGACGCATTGCCGGCCTTGAGGTTTTGAGATTAGTTAATGAACCGACTGCTGCTTCTTTGGCTTATGGTTTGGATAAAATTAAAGAAAAAGATCAGCAGGTGTTGGTTTTTGATTTCGGCGCTGGGACGCTTGATGTTACTATTATGAATTTTGGCCAAGGAGTATTTGAAGTTCTCTCTACTTCCGGAGATACACAACTTGGCGGTTCGGATATGGATGAAATTCTAATTAATTACGTGCTTTCCGAATTCAAGAAAGATACAGGTATTGACCTTAGCCGTGATAAAATGGCTATGCAGAGAATTAAAGAAGCAGTAGAAAAAGCAAAAATAGAACTTTCTTCCACTTTGGAAACAGAAATTAATTTGCCTTTCATTACTGCTGATAAAGAAGGACCCAAACATTTGCTTAAAAAAATTACTCGCAGTCAATTAGAATCTTTGATTAAGCCGATTGTAGAGAAATGCCGACCTCCCTTGGAGCAAGCAATAAAAGACGCTAATCTTACTCCCAATGATATTGAAAAGATTATTTTAGTAGGGGGTCCAACAAGAATGCCGGCAGTTATTAAGTTTATTGAAAATATTTTCGGTAGTGAAAAAATTGCCCGCGGTATTGACCCTATGGAATGCGTGGCTATGGGCGCGGCTATTCAAGGAGCGATTTTAGCCGGAGAAGAAGAAGTTAAAGATGTTTTGCTTTTAGATGTGACGCCCCTGACTTTAGGCATTGAAACATTAGGCGGAGTGGCAACTCCTTTAGTTCCCCGCAATACAACTATCCCTGTGACTAAAACGCAAGTTTTCTCCACAGCTGCGGATAATCAAACTTCAGTAGAAATTCATATCTTACAAGGAGAAAGGCCAATGGCTAATGACAACCGCACATTGGGGCGATTTATTTTAGATGGCATTCCTCCGGCGCCGCGAGGTATTCCTCAAATTGAAGTTACTTTTGATATTGATACTAACGGCATTTTAACTGTTAAAGCCAAAGATAAAGCCAGTGGGAGAGAACAACATATTACTATTAGAGAATCTTCTAAACTTTCCGAAGAAGAAATTAAAAGAATGCAAAAAGAAGCAGAAGAATTTGCCGCTGAAGACAGAAAAAAGAAAGAACTTATTGATTTGCATAACCAAGCTGATGCTATACTCTACACCGCGGAAAAGACCTTAAAAGATTATCAAGATAAAATTAAACAGGAAAATAAATCAGAGGTTGAAGAAAAAGTAAAAAATCTTAAAGAAGCCAAAGAAAAAGATGAAGCAGAATCCATTAAAAAGGCGATGGAAGAATTAAATACAGCTCTTTCTAAAATCGGCTCTGACTTATACTCTCAAGAACAAGAGAAAAATAAAGAAAATAAATCAGAAGACAAACCAAACGAAGAGAAGAAAGAAGATGAAGGGCCAATAGAAGGAGAATACACCGAATAAAAAGTGAATTAAGCAATTAGATACGTTTCTTTAATAGAATACGGAATAAGGAATATGGAAAAAATAAATTCCAAATTCTAAATTCTGTATTCTATATTCTAAATTCTATCTTATGCCCCAAAAAACTATTTCTAAAAAGAAAATGTTAACTAAAACTCCTAAAAAAAACGAAAAACCCGTTTCTCGAGTCAAGGAGAAAATAATTAAACCGGCGACTAAACCGGCAGTTAAACCTAAGAAACAATTAGAGAAGAAAAAGGAAGAAAAAAAAGAAATAGAAAAGCAGCAAGAAGAGAAGAAAGATATTGTTGTAGAGAAAGAGAAGAAAGAAGAAAAGAAAAAAGGAGAAGTAATTTGGACAAGCGCTAAAAGAAAAACGGCTGAGGTTAGGGCTAAATTATTTGTTGGACAAAAGGGGAATATCATTATCAATAAAAAACAAATTAAAGAGTATTTCCCAACTTTGGAATTACAAACAATAATCAACCAGCCCTTTAAGGCAATAGAAAAAAAAGAAGGAGATTTCAATTTTGTTATTGAAGCAAGAGGTGGGGGAATGGTTGGCCAGGCAGAAGCCATTCGCCGGGCAATATCTTTAGCTTTGTCCTATCTAGATCCGACCTGGAGAACTCCTTTGAAAAAAGCGGGTTTTTTAACTAGTGATAGCCGGATAAAAGAGAGGAAAAAACCGGGGTTAAAACGCGCTCGTCGCGCTCCTCAATGGCAAAAAAGATAGTTTTTTGCCTAAAATTATGACCAAATCAACAATTTTTCTTTTGGTTGTTTTATGCTTTATAGGAGGCATTGGTTTTGCCTCCTTTTTTAATTTTAGTTTTATTTATTGGCTTATTCCCTCTTTATTCTTTTTGATGGTAGTTTTAATTTGGCAGCCAAAAATCACTTTTCTCGTTTCTCTCTGCTTTCTTTCTTTTTTTCTGGGTATTTGGCGTTATGATTTAGCGCAAAATAATTTAGTTACAAATAGTATTAAATCTTATTTGAATGAATATATTGAATTTGAAGGGGAGATAAGCGCGCCCCCGGATATTCGTCAAGATAAAATACTTTTAACTTTAGATAAAATAAAAATTGGGCAAAAATTAATTTCCGGAAAAATTTTAGTTTTCGCGCCTTTATATCCCAAATATCAATATGGCGATATAATAAAAGTTAGAGGAGAGTTGAAAGAGCCGGAGAATTTTGATTCTTTTGATTACCAGGGGTATTTATCCCGTTTAGGCATTCAATCAATTTGTTTTAATCCTGAAATTGAAAAAACAGGCATAAATCAAGGAAAGCCAATTTATAAAGCCATTTTTGCTTTAAGAGATAAAAGTAGAGAAAAAATTTTGAAATTTTTGAACGAACCGCAAGCTTCTTTTCTTTTGGCTTTGCTTTTGGGATTAAAAAAAGAATTTCCCCAAGAAGTTGAGGAATGGTTTTCCAAAACAGGAACATCTCATTTAAACGCTATCTCTGGTCTAAATATCAGTATTTTAGTTTATTTGACCAATTCTTTTTTAGTTAACGTTTTGGCGATTTCTCGAAGGAAAACAATATGGTTAGTTATTCCTATTATAGCTGTTTTTATTATTTTGGTTGGCGCTCCTGCTTCAGCTATCCGAGCCGCTATAATGGGTTTGATTTTTCTTTATGGCGAATATCTTGGCCGTCCTTCTTATGGTTTAAATGCTCTTATTTTAACTGCTGCCATTATGCTTTTATTCAACCCCTTTCTTCTTGGTTTTGATATAGGGTTTCAATTATCTTTTTTAGCTATGGCAGGAATTAGCTTTTTTGCCAAG is a window from the Parcubacteria group bacterium ADurb.Bin159 genome containing:
- the dnaK gene encoding Chaperone protein DnaK, whose amino-acid sequence is MSKIIGIDLGTSNSAAAYMEAGKPKMIPSAEGTTSVGGKAFPSYVAFTKDGELLVGEPARRQAVANPEGTVFGAKRKMGTDFKYRIFGKEYTPQQISAFILQKIKKDAEMFLGDKVDKAVITVPAYFNDAQRQATKDAGRIAGLEVLRLVNEPTAASLAYGLDKIKEKDQQVLVFDFGAGTLDVTIMNFGQGVFEVLSTSGDTQLGGSDMDEILINYVLSEFKKDTGIDLSRDKMAMQRIKEAVEKAKIELSSTLETEINLPFITADKEGPKHLLKKITRSQLESLIKPIVEKCRPPLEQAIKDANLTPNDIEKIILVGGPTRMPAVIKFIENIFGSEKIARGIDPMECVAMGAAIQGAILAGEEEVKDVLLLDVTPLTLGIETLGGVATPLVPRNTTIPVTKTQVFSTAADNQTSVEIHILQGERPMANDNRTLGRFILDGIPPAPRGIPQIEVTFDIDTNGILTVKAKDKASGREQHITIRESSKLSEEEIKRMQKEAEEFAAEDRKKKELIDLHNQADAILYTAEKTLKDYQDKIKQENKSEVEEKVKNLKEAKEKDEAESIKKAMEELNTALSKIGSDLYSQEQEKNKENKSEDKPNEEKKEDEGPIEGEYTE
- the rpsI gene encoding 30S ribosomal protein S9, with the protein product MPQKTISKKKMLTKTPKKNEKPVSRVKEKIIKPATKPAVKPKKQLEKKKEEKKEIEKQQEEKKDIVVEKEKKEEKKKGEVIWTSAKRKTAEVRAKLFVGQKGNIIINKKQIKEYFPTLELQTIINQPFKAIEKKEGDFNFVIEARGGGMVGQAEAIRRAISLALSYLDPTWRTPLKKAGFLTSDSRIKERKKPGLKRARRAPQWQKR
- a CDS encoding ComEC family competence protein translates to MTKSTIFLLVVLCFIGGIGFASFFNFSFIYWLIPSLFFLMVVLIWQPKITFLVSLCFLSFFLGIWRYDLAQNNLVTNSIKSYLNEYIEFEGEISAPPDIRQDKILLTLDKIKIGQKLISGKILVFAPLYPKYQYGDIIKVRGELKEPENFDSFDYQGYLSRLGIQSICFNPEIEKTGINQGKPIYKAIFALRDKSREKILKFLNEPQASFLLALLLGLKKEFPQEVEEWFSKTGTSHLNAISGLNISILVYLTNSFLVNVLAISRRKTIWLVIPIIAVFIILVGAPASAIRAAIMGLIFLYGEYLGRPSYGLNALILTAAIMLLFNPFLLGFDIGFQLSFLAMAGISFFAKPFDYFFRFVPQTNFFPLRDLLSITLSAQIFTLPLTLYYFKIFPWIAPLANILVVPIIPLTMIFGFIFLFFSFIPFLGSIFVWLVWLPLTYILLVVKILAKLPVLNLTFPSLILIPIYIFLIFLAYLWKDKKYQNLPE